In Syngnathoides biaculeatus isolate LvHL_M chromosome 5, ASM1980259v1, whole genome shotgun sequence, the following are encoded in one genomic region:
- the rcc1 gene encoding regulator of chromosome condensation has product MATKKSATKRKSESIADVKDSKKVKVYHRSHGKEPGHVLVLGQGDVGQLGLGEDVTERKKPALVSLPENIVQVIAGGMHTVCLSDTGVVYTFGCNDEGALGRDTKEEGSEMSPGKVVLDEKVVQVSAGDSHTAALTEEGTVYVWGSFRDNNGVIGLLDHFKTTVVPTKVPMTEAVVKVTSGNDHLVMLTATGNLYTSGTAEQGQLGRVPEQFSNRGGRKGLDRLLIPQMVKVKGKVHFVDAFCGAYFTFAVSKDGHVYGFGLSNYHQLGTKSTTMCFAPVRLTTFKNSTTTWVDFSGGQHHTVCLDSEGQVYSLGRAEYGRLGLGEKAEEKSEPTAVSGVEPASRVTCGASVSYAVTKEGSAYAWGMGTNLQLGTGQEEDEWSPVKMTGKQLENCTVLMVSSGGQHTVLLVKDKQES; this is encoded by the exons ATGGCCACGAAAAAGTCGGCCACAAAGAGGAAATCCGAGTCCATCGCAGATGTGAAGGACTCCAAGAAGGTGAAAG TTTACCACAGGAGTCACGGCAAGGAGCCGGGACACGTTCTTGTGCTGGGCCAGGGCGACGTCGGACAACTGGGATTGGGGGAGGACGTCACCGAGAGGAAGAAGCCAGCTCTCGTGTCCCTCCCTGAGAACATCGTGCAGGTGATAGCTGGGGGCATGCACACCGTGTGCCTGAGTGACACCGGCGTG GTTTACACGTTTGGATGCAACGACGAAGGGGCCCTTGGTCgggacacaaaagaagaaggTTCCGAGATGTCTCCCGGCAAGGTGGTGCTGGATGAGAAGGTGGTGCAGGTGTCGGCGGGAGACAGCCACACGGCCGCACTAACTGAAGAGGGAACCGTGTACGTGTGGGGCTCCTTCAGG GATAATAATGGAGTAATAGGTCTCCTggatcattttaaaacaaccGTCGTTCCTACAAAAGTTCCCATGACGGAAGCCGTGGTAAAAGTGACATCAG GTAACGACCACCTCGTAATGTTGACCGCAACGGGAAATCTTTACACGTCAGGTACTGCCGAACAAGGGCAACTAGGAAGGGTGCCCGAACAGTTTTCAAACCGGGGAGGCAGGAAAGGCCTTG ATCGTCTGTTGATTCCTCAGATGGTCAAAGTTAAAGGCAAAGTTCACTTCGTCGACGCCTTCTGCGGGGCGTACTTCACGTTCGCGGTGTCCAAAGACGGACACGTGTATGGTTTCGGCCTCTCCAACTATCACCAGTTGG GCACCAAGAGCACAACGATGTGTTTTGCGCCCGTGAGACTGACAACCTTCAAAAATTCCACCACAACCTGGGTTGACTTCTCTGGGGGGCAACACCACACGGTCTGTCTTGACTCTGAAG ggcaGGTGTACAGCCTGGGTAGAGCAGAGTACGGGCGCCTCGGCCTCGGTGAAAAGGCCGAAGAGAAAAGCGAACCCACGGCCGTCAGCGGGGTTGAACCAGCCAGCAGAGTCACATGCGGGGCGTCGGTCAGCTACGCCGTCACAAAGGAAG GATCCGCGTACGCCTGGGGAATGGGCACCAACCTGCAACTGGGCACGGGTCAGGAGGAGGACGAGTGGAGCCCCGTGAAAATGACGGGCAAGCAGCTGGAAAACTGCACGGTATTGATGGTGTCCAGCGGGGGGCAGCACACGGTCCTTTTGGTCAAAGACAAACAGGAAAGCTGA